The genomic interval ttttttttttttttcttccccattTTGATCAACTCTAAACGACTGCTCAGTAGTCCCTCTAAACCAGAGTGTACCGCCTGCGGGCGCCACCTAGCTAcgaaaaaattaataatcatatttttcaaaacttttcataatttatgaaatacttttttgtacTATGTACTGCAGTGTGTCAAAAACATCATACAGCTCAGTCATATCTCATTTGAAAGGTCTTACAGAGTAGAATACAACAAGCATAATTGTTTTGGGCTTTGACTAAACTTGAGTGagtttttgtttgtgaatccccgcaagacccatatgtaaataatatacagATGCAGCATTTGTTACGTTTTCACTTGTAACTTCATGAAATATGCATAGATtgtagaaaatggcacatcattactTACAGTGGATGCTCCAGATTGAAATGAGTCCAAAATCAATGTAATCCATTGCGTTGATGGCGAGATATTCCTCATGGaggaatgtttttaaaaatgcccattagGGGGGTGTCAAGGGCTAAACAAAAAGCCTACCTCACTTTTGATTGCTTTGTGCTATTGTCACAAATTTGAATCAGATGCAGGTCACATGTAGGGGAACTTCCTGAGTTATTACAAGTCAAATAagaaagatatgtaaaattataatttatatattttgtcttttatcagcagtttctcagagaatgtccaaattaaaaatcatttttttctctaaaaatgtaaagttttctatcaaatgaaACCTCTCCTTGCTAGAGTTTGAGTTACgggtctttacttttgtgtatttCACTTAGGAAAAAAACAACTCCTTCAAGGCCTTCAGGGCTTAAAGGGTCGATGAAACCTTCAAAGAATGTAGAAAAGTTCCCATATTGTCAGACCTGAGGaaacttttaaacataaaacTAATATCAGAGAGAAGTCCTAAGCTTTGTTTGAGTGAGTTTAACCTCCTGTGTCTCTCTCTCCACAGCTTTCAGTCTGGATACGGAGCAGCCGGACTATGATTTGGACTCAGAGGATGAGGTTTTTGTGAATAAGCTGAAAAAGAAGCTGGAGGTGGAGGCCCTGCAGTTCGAGGAGATGATTGACAGATTAGAGAAAGGCAGTGGGCAGCAGGTTATTAAAAAGATTCACCGCTTACAATgtgaactgaagaaaaaaaaaccttggggaTTTCAGATAGTGACGCTTGACTTTAAATGAAAAGCTGAAGTGATTCTGCTAAACCTTTCTGTCTGAATTCATGATGTCACTATGTGGAATCCTTAAACTAGAAGTCCAAATTGGTGACTTAAATGTTCTAGATATCTGCATCAGTCAAAGATGAACAGCTGTTAGATAATGCTAATAgtcttaaaatatataaattaatttttttccagattttttttttttttttaattcagcacggatgcattaaattgatcaaaagtcacatTATATtacaaagatttctatttcaagtgaatgctgttattttctattcatcaaagaatcctgaaaaggttttcataaatattaagcagcacaactgttttttattattgatgataataaatgtttcttgagcagccaatcagcatattagaatgatttctaaaggatcatgtgacactgaaggctggagtaatgatgctggaaatgcgactttgcatcacaggaataaattacatgtataaaatattcaaatagaaatcagttattgcaatatttcacaattttactgtttttactgttttttttttatcaaataaatgcacctTTGCTGAGcgtaaaaactttaaaattaaaataaaaaatgaaataaaaaaaaatcttactaaccctgaatatttatatttattatgtattatataataataataataataataataataaaaattattattatatattattaatttagttatatatttattatatgtataATTAGTAGTATATTGGtctatcattattaattatcCTCTTTTATTTAactacttttatttatatatatatatatatatatatatatatatatatattattattattttctattccACAGTTGGTGACCCTACAGGAAGCGAAGCTTTTACTGAAGGAAGATGACGATCTGATCAGGGAGGTGTTTGAGTACTGGAGCAGGAAGAGGAAACTGTCTAAAAACGGATCCCTCATCCCAACCATCAAGCAGGAAAAGCGGGATGGATCCAGTACCAATGACCCCTACGTGGCCTTCAGGCGCAGGACCGAGAAGATGCAGACGAGAAAGGTGAGCGATCCTAGTCAGAGCTGTAACCGTATCGATGTTTTATTcctaatcctttaatgctgaTCCTCTAACAGGCTGGAGAGATGAAAGCAACTCAATACAACAGTCACTTTGATCGATCTGTAAGCCCTAGAAGGAGCTGTATTTGacactagttttttttttttttttacttgaagtaCACACTtttgtagtttaaaaaaaaaaaaaaaaaaatcatctaacTGGTCAATGATAACCAGCCACGAAGGGTGAACTGAAGACTGAGTTTGTTGTAAATGTCAAGAGTATGTATTTATAGTACAACAGACTCTTCTAGACAGCCTTTTAACATCATACTTTATTCTATTGCATGCTTAGAATAACTAATTAAATGACCATGGAAACcatttaatgcatttacaaatgttcttgttttattaagctAAAGCTCTGCCAGCTCTTTAACTTTGTTTTGAAGTCAGTTTCATAATGACTTGCAGGAGTTTGCCTTAAACAATCAGGCATTTAGTTGATCATCCTTCAGTGTGGTCTTTTCTCCTCACCAAACTTAAGCGTTATTTGTTGACTGAGTTTTGAGCATCactgaactgaaaaaaaacaaacaaaaaaaaaaaaacataatttttcatAGTTCATTATGCCGTGGCCTAATGGTGGTTAAATACAGTTCTATGGTGAATAATtaggtccatcaactgtttggttcatttttggatgaacctatccctttaagtaaatatGAAGTGTACTAATGATTCGATCATGACTCCCCAGAACCGCAAGAATGATGAGGCGTCTTATGAGAAGATGCTCAAACTAAGAAGGGACCTGAGTCGAGCTGTCACCATCTTAGAGATGATCAAGAAGCGAGAAAAGAGCAAACGAGAACTGCTTCACCTCACATTGGAGGTTGTGGAAAAGAGGTACATAGAAGAACTCTCAGAGCTGAGAGAGTGTTTTTATCAGTGCTGTCGAGTGCATGATGAATATACAAGATTGAGCTTAACTTTGCtttgcattttaatatgccTAGCCTGTTTGACCCTAGAATCTTCCTAATTGCTTTTGTAATTGTGTTTTACTGTGTGCGCATTCATGCATAATGAGAATGGGTCATGTATTTTTAATTGGCTTAGGCATCATTGCATACCCTAATTAAGGGGTTTGTTTTATATGGCTAAATGAGCAATTGTGGTTCACCTTGTTTGTTCATAAAGGGCACACGATCAAGCTCAATTATTCATTTGTCATCTTTAATCACTGAGATATGTTGggtaatttgtgtgtgtgtgtatgtatatatgtaaatattaggGATGTCCCGAGCTGATCTCAAGGATCGGTTTGGCGGCTGATTAAACTTGTCCACTCTTTCCCTTCAGGAACACCATGCCAgactttggttcagaagtgatGGCAGAAGCACTAGCTATGGTAAAACCTGTTTACAAGATTCCCATAATGCCCTTCTCCAGCAGCAGTCAGTACCGCCACCAGGACCACATGGACTTCAAAGACTACAAGACCAAGGTGGGTACATCATGTCTTCACACCAGGTCAAAACTGCActgttgagaaagaaaaaaacacagacaagtTGCATTGGTGTACAATTCACTTTTTTACATGTAGAAATAGTGTAAGAtatcaattaacaaaaaaatttttCAATCATTATAAACGTATTTTAGTTCCCCTCACTCCACAACAAATCCTTTACATTTAATAGTATTCAGAACAGAATAGGAattaaaaaagtgtaaaacaaatatcattttaaacatttattataaatggaaagcctaaataaatttatttaaagcaaaactgaaaCTACTTGTGGGAAATGCACTATACAAAGAAACTTGAACTCATGTGACTTATATTCCGGAAAATATGGTGCATGTAAGTACATGTATCTCTTTCTTTCAGCCTGAAAAGACAGAGGTTGTCAGAACAAAGAGGAAGTACGAGAAGAAGCCCAAAATCTTGCCTCTGTCCGCCCCATTGCATACTGGCCCCTCCCTGTTTAACCCGAAAGACCTCAACCAGTACGACTTCCCCAGCTCTGATGACGAGCCCTTTTCACAGGTACACACACGGGGCATTTGCTTGACTAGATATATCACAGTTTAAAGGTGAGGTGTTTAATTACTTTAACACCTACATTGGCTTAATTAATTGCATAATCTGGGGGCAgagctcacaattctgacttttttttttcctcagaattgcgactttatatctagCAGTTCTGACTTTGacgcacaattctgactttataactcgcaattatgagttataaagagatgaaagtcacaattacctttttttttttttttttagtggcagaaacaagcttccataagtaCCTGTACCACTGGTTGCACAGAAATTGAGcactttacatttaaattaattttattgtgttgGTTTGTAAACTTTGGACTTCATTGTTTATGCAGTCAGTGCATAAAAGACTTCCTGTTCTTGTTGTGCAGATACATTCTGGGTCGTCAGAGGCCGAGGAAGAGAACGAGCCCGATGGAGTGTTTGCCTTCAGGCGGAAAGCAGGATGTGTTTATCACGCTGTAGGTGTCAAACACTGACCTCAAATCTCATACCTTGCACTTCCTCTGTTCCACATCCTTTCATCGTTCCTCTTTCCTCTCCACTATTGTTCTACACCTCAGAGTATCCCCATGTGCATTATAGCCATGTAAACACTAAAGTTAACAAACAAGAACGCAATAATCCCTTCACATAGATGATCCTTTTAAACGTTGCCAACATTGGCGGCTATCTAGGTATTGGAACAGAGCCTATTTTAACACCCTCACTGACACTTAGAGGCTGTATTTGCTGCTATACCTTTAAGACTTCAGTATGAAAGCAATTTTTATGATTGACGAATAAGTACACAATACTTTAACCAAGTCACAATCCTTTATTGCCTGTATTTTATTTCCTTTACTgcttcatttactgcttttttTCTGTGTCTTGAAGGTCACGTTCATTCTCGTTTGGTTTCTGTTGTTCCTGCAGGCCCGTTTGGATCAGAGCGGTGACTGGCCCTGGTCTGGGGAAACAGAAGGAGCATCATGTGACCCGCGGTTTCGATACTCCCTCACCTCTCTCACCATTCCCCGTCGCTGTGTCGGGTTGGCACGGCGTCGGGTGGGGCGGGGTGGCAGGTGAGTCAAGTCCATATGTCGTTCGGACTTCTTGAATTGTATTTCATGTTTTCTTAATCAGATTTAATCTGTTCCTCAGGTTTCTTCTGGACCGGGCCTATTCAGATTTGAACGGATTATTCCAAAGTCTGGACTCAGAGCCGGACATCTCTTTACCTGCTTCTCCTCTCCATACAGAAACCACTTCCCAGACTGTTACCTCAACCCACACATCCTCTTCATCACAGTCGTCACCCTCTTCCTCTCATACCACGTATACAGACCTGAGGCAAATCCTCCGAAACATCAAAACGTACCGCTGGAGGCACTTTAAACCACGGACACTAACCAGTCAATCAGGCGCAGGGGATGCGCTGTCACGGAGACCGTTTAGGGGGTTGGTCAGGGGCGGTGCAGGGCCGGGTGGCAGTACGCTGGGCAGAACAGCGGGCATGGGACCACCTGCAGTAGGTAAGTGAACTCAAACACACTAGTGTGCATACAAAGTGCTGGAACTGTTTGTTTGCTCATGTTTAATTCATCACCGTCAATGAAAACTGGAAATAAACACGGCATGATTGACGTTATTATAATTGAGAAAGCTTAGTGTTTGCTGCAGCGATGCTTGGGAATGTTATTTTGGGCCCTTCAGTGGCAGGGCCCTTCAGTGGCAGTGCCCTTTTAGGCAGGGATGTGCACAAATTAACAACTCTGTAGTTTGCCTAAAAGACGTAGGGAACGTTTTAAAGGgtttaacccaaaaatgaaaattctgtcattaattactcacccacatatcgttccacacccgtaagaccttcgttcatcttcgggacacaaattaagatatttttaatgaaatcagagaggtttctgatcccccaGATGacgcaacataattaccacattcaaggtccagaaaagtagtaaagacattgttacaaTAGTccatgaagtgacgagaatactttgtgtgtgcaaaaacacaacaaaaataattacttttcaacagtttcttcttttccctgtcagtctcctacgctgttgatgTTGTAGACtcagtgcagtgcttccaggttgTACGTCAGAACGCAGACTCACAATGGctcaaaacatctgtttggatTTCAGTTCTAATTGAGCGATATAGGGACTTTTCCAATGGGTAGTACgctttccttttcctttttatgttttctgtaattaatcacaattaaaaacattgtagtttttaatatttttatattgtagtaATTTCACAGTTAAAGCAAAACAACTTAAAggcagtatatttaaaaaaaaaaaaaaaaaaattcattttgacattcaacaatacagtataactgaaagctatcaatttcaacttttattaggctttaaaaaaaaacaacttcatttaagtgaacttaaaacaatcttcacataaacccattataataaatgtcatatttacctgtggccttgatttaataaattgaataaagttatcaaacactttatattaaatttcatttatgcagtgaagactgtagattaatccttattaaagctacaattttctctgttacctttgttctttgattaacattaatgacagacatacagcaactggtttattaggatgctgtgactttaagagctgctgctGCCGAACATGACGTGGATCTGATGCACATCTCAATTTCTCACAACtcttaagttcatttaagacgtttttttttttttttttttacttgtcaaaacaggcattttggcataattctgcgtgttattgtttgttcaaacaCGAAAGGACTCGATACTGGCACACGTCTTTGTGTACACGAGTGATGTGTGTgtcacacagacacattcacaGTGCATTCTTGTTTGTCTTGTGGCGCTTGAATAAGAGCATGATCAGATAATGTAACGCTAGCTCATCGATTATTATCTAGTTTAATTTTTGAAATTGTGTACTTTCCTTTAGTATAATTGATAATGTTTGCCGATGCCCAATGTAAGCTAAAGCAAAATATGATAAAGGTTAACAATTCAAAGTGTTTTAGTAGTGTTTCCTCAACATTGACaggaaaagcaaaaaaaaacaaatattatataaaccatttgatttga from Ctenopharyngodon idella isolate HZGC_01 chromosome 12, HZGC01, whole genome shotgun sequence carries:
- the epc1a gene encoding enhancer of polycomb homolog 1 isoform X1; the protein is MSKLSFRARALDALKPLPIYRCEDLPDLHEYASINRAVPQMPTGMEKDEESEHHLQRAISAQQVYGEKRDNMVIPVPEAESNIAYYDSLYPGDFKMPKQLIHLQPFSLDTEQPDYDLDSEDEVFVNKLKKKLEVEALQFEEMIDRLEKGSGQQLVTLQEAKLLLKEDDDLIREVFEYWSRKRKLSKNGSLIPTIKQEKRDGSSTNDPYVAFRRRTEKMQTRKNRKNDEASYEKMLKLRRDLSRAVTILEMIKKREKSKRELLHLTLEVVEKRNTMPDFGSEVMAEALAMVKPVYKIPIMPFSSSSQYRHQDHMDFKDYKTKPEKTEVVRTKRKYEKKPKILPLSAPLHTGPSLFNPKDLNQYDFPSSDDEPFSQIHSGSSEAEEENEPDGVFAFRRKAGCVYHAARLDQSGDWPWSGETEGASCDPRFRYSLTSLTIPRRCVGLARRRVGRGGRFLLDRAYSDLNGLFQSLDSEPDISLPASPLHTETTSQTVTSTHTSSSSQSSPSSSHTTYTDLRQILRNIKTYRWRHFKPRTLTSQSGAGDALSRRPFRGLVRGGAGPGGSTLGRTAGMGPPAVAFTAEQYQQHQEQLALMQKQQLEQIQQQTNDTGSSQSLVSKTLDSVSAQFAASALMTSDQLLTLKVKEDGVGGGVNGVVQASGVYKGLSISATSSASVLTSQPTSTAAPPAFLSSTSNSNTSTAHTVHNPIGNHGNNTANSTSQVLISNNLRLSVTTPSIASLNARHLPRSLSNVPPAALKLAAASNCQLPKVNTGENHEQEKQSLNSIAENTVAMEVT
- the epc1a gene encoding enhancer of polycomb homolog 1 isoform X2, producing the protein MVIPVPEAESNIAYYDSLYPGDFKMPKQLIHLQPFSLDTEQPDYDLDSEDEVFVNKLKKKLEVEALQFEEMIDRLEKGSGQQLVTLQEAKLLLKEDDDLIREVFEYWSRKRKLSKNGSLIPTIKQEKRDGSSTNDPYVAFRRRTEKMQTRKNRKNDEASYEKMLKLRRDLSRAVTILEMIKKREKSKRELLHLTLEVVEKRNTMPDFGSEVMAEALAMVKPVYKIPIMPFSSSSQYRHQDHMDFKDYKTKPEKTEVVRTKRKYEKKPKILPLSAPLHTGPSLFNPKDLNQYDFPSSDDEPFSQIHSGSSEAEEENEPDGVFAFRRKAGCVYHAARLDQSGDWPWSGETEGASCDPRFRYSLTSLTIPRRCVGLARRRVGRGGRFLLDRAYSDLNGLFQSLDSEPDISLPASPLHTETTSQTVTSTHTSSSSQSSPSSSHTTYTDLRQILRNIKTYRWRHFKPRTLTSQSGAGDALSRRPFRGLVRGGAGPGGSTLGRTAGMGPPAVAFTAEQYQQHQEQLALMQKQQLEQIQQQTNDTGSSQSLVSKTLDSVSAQFAASALMTSDQLLTLKVKEDGVGGGVNGVVQASGVYKGLSISATSSASVLTSQPTSTAAPPAFLSSTSNSNTSTAHTVHNPIGNHGNNTANSTSQVLISNNLRLSVTTPSIASLNARHLPRSLSNVPPAALKLAAASNCQLPKVNTGENHEQEKQSLNSIAENTVAMEVT